The following coding sequences lie in one Prionailurus viverrinus isolate Anna chromosome X, UM_Priviv_1.0, whole genome shotgun sequence genomic window:
- the LOC125157867 gene encoding 60S ribosomal protein L22-like 1, translating to MAPKDKKPKKSTWKFNLDLTHPVEDGIFDSGNFEQFLREKVKVNGKTGNLGNVVHIERIKNKITVVSEKQFSKRYLKYLTKKYLKKNNLRDWLHVVASDKETYELRYFQISQDEDGSESED from the coding sequence ATGGCGCCGAAAGACAAGAAGCCTAAGAAGTCAACCTGGAAATTTAATTTGGACCTTACTCATCCAGTAGAAGATGGAATTTTTGATTCTGGAAATTTTGAACAGTTTCTACGGGAGAAGGTTAAAGTCaatggaaaaactggaaatcTGGGGAATGTTGTTCACATTGAACGCATCAAGAATAAAATCACAGTTGTTTCTGAGAAACAGTTCTCTAAAAGGTATTTGAAATATCTTACCAAGAAATACCTTAAGAAGAACAATCTTCGTGATTGGCTACATGTGGTTGCATCTGACAAGGAGACTTACGAACTTCGTTACTTCCAGATTAGTCAAGATGAAGATGGATCTGAATCTGAAGACTAG